In the Arachis hypogaea cultivar Tifrunner chromosome 20, arahy.Tifrunner.gnm2.J5K5, whole genome shotgun sequence genome, TTATACGTACCATGAATCAACAAGGATTAGGCAGATCCAAATTAGCGCAGCGCAGCTGCTAAATGCTAATGATTGGAACATCAAACATGGATGTTTATTTTATACTAACGACCCACAAACAAAATGAGAATGGATGCATCAAAAAGAGAATATTTTTGTCATCAAACCTTTGATTAAATAACGTTAAAACAACTCATTTTAAATGCTTGAACAAAAGCGTTACCACATTAGTTTTTCTGCACTACACAATAGAGATATCACTTTAACCAAAGTTATAAATAATGCAACAATGCATCCAGTTATTACCAATTAAATGGCAAGTAGGTTGTGAATGTGAAAGTGAAGCAAAAAATTTAGAGTCTTTTAATCAAACACTTTTCTGGCTATTCTTTCTCATCTCaccgaaaaaagaaaaatgatggAGCCATGTAGCAGATTGAGATTATCAAATAAAATGGTAGAAGATAAATAACACGTAAAGTATCCATTAAACGACAGTTACCAGCTTGGTACGCTCATTTGAAACTAGAGGGTTGGAAACTTCCTTGGAGTTCTTTATTGTCTCGAACCTCGTTGGAAAGTTCTCTCTTTTGTGTGTTCTAAAAAGCAGAATTGCTCGGCACTTGATTGGATAATATCCTAAATTACCAATAatgtttgtattttattttatttttttctcatatgCAATCAAAAGAGGCTAGTATCTGCTATCCCAATTGCAAATGCCTTCTTTCTTAAGACAGCTGCTTGCATATTTACAGGGCACGTGTGAAGGTAATATGACAATTACCAAGTACCAATAGTGAGGGACATGGGACTAATCAGTAACTAATTAGCacacaatataaaataaatatatttaaatttccaATACATTAAATACATCATTAATTTTGAAGTTCTGTATGCTAAGTTTGATGCTAAAGAGAACAATCCCAAACATACTGCAAAAACATGTGAACAAAGTTAATTTGAATACAGAAAACACAAAGGCAACAAGTTTTCTAATACATAGCTAAGAAAAAAATTACTACTAAACACGAATATCTCAGAATCCTCTAAAGTAGACAGCCCTGGACAGCCATTACTGCTTCTCAACATTTTCGGCATCAGCTGCAGAATCTGCATTGTTGTTATCCGCTTCTGTTTCAATTGTTTCCTCAACCCTTCTCCCAGAATCATCCTCTAATTCGTCGTCCATCATGTCATCCTCTCCAACATTTATATCTTCCACATCATCGTCATCGTCATTAGTGCTTCCGCCTGGGATCTTTCTTTTCTTGGGACCATGCTCAAGCCTATGTGTGTCCAGTTCTTTGTCCATAGTCTCCTGCAAATTCTGATCATTGTTTGCTTTCTTTGCATTCCTTGCATTCTGCCATCTCTGTAGCTCCTTCTCAACATTGGCAAGATACTGCTCCCCAATCTGTTTCTGATACTCAGAGACTTCCTCTCTTCTAACATTCTTCCATGCTAAGAAATCCtgcaaatttaaaagaaagatatcacatgaataaaatattaattatatgttttgagaTTCAATTAAGATTTGGGTGGCTTAATGCTACACTGTGATATTCATAATtgtcaaaattcaaaatatatacaatatGAAGacttaacacaaaaaaaaaaaaagaaaaaagaaaaaaagggggggggggggttgtaAGTTCGACACCCTGTTTCCTCAAGTTCAAAAGATCAAACCTCTTCTTTGCGTTTCTCAATTGACTCAGTGTCTTCCTCCAAGGGCTTGTTAGGCAAATAGTATATTGGAGGCTCTGCTTTAGTCCTGGAAAAATGCATGCCACATTCAATCAAAGAAAAGCCAAAAATGATCAAAGAAAAATTCATATGTCTACCTAAAATCCTGCAATTAGCAGGAAACATCTGGTCCTCAACTTGCTTCAAAACTACAAAGCACATGAACAGAAACTTATCTTCGTCTCAATAAAATGTGAATATGGACACTTGgaccaaaattaaaaataacctgCAAAGCATCACATAACATGATATGATATCAGATATTAAGGCATGAAGTAACAAAAAAGATTTGTCATGAGAAGCTTCACGTCTTCAATGGTTAGTGTTACTTCAAGATTTGTCATAAAAtatctgaaaataaaaaataaccttATAAAATTGCTTAGTCTTTTATGATGCTCACTCCATCGAAGAAATAGCAACTCCAATCTTTTTTCTTCTGTCTTAGCAGCCACACGTGCCCTAAGagtctgaaaataaaaataagaagagtAAAATCAAAAAGGGGAAATTGATGAAAGTGTTAGTGTGGATAAATACACAGAACACACTACTTTAAACTGAAAACCAACCAAGTCTCTCCTCCATTTTTCAGCTATCTGTTCACGCTCTTCTTTCCTAAGCCTTTCACTTTCCTCCCGTGCTCTTTGCTCAGCCTAGGAAAGAATTTCAATGAATATTATTGTATGAGGTCTTAGATAATACAATGAAAAAAACCAAAAGGGGTGGGTTGGATGAGTTATAAATTCAAGCTAATTCAGTGCTTGACATGGAGGTGCTCACGTAACATGCAAGCATCATAACAAACAGGGAACATTGCACTTCACCACATTCATCTTTAGTTTAAAACGACACATTTCACCCTAGTCTAATCAATATTCCATCAATTATTCAATTTTCACCTAGCCTATGGCAATGAACGTAAGTCTATTATCTATAAGTGTTATGCATACTTGCATGGTGAGTTGATTGGAGTTTGGACCATTATTTAAGAGTATCTAAGTATATTGGGAGAATGAGAGTTGGTGGCTATAGTGACTAGACATTAACTTACTCTTTGCAAAGAA is a window encoding:
- the LOC112783421 gene encoding uncharacterized protein isoform X2 produces the protein MAETNAMASTAVDKTEDQLRHEIGELLRQQREITERLRDPRGLRRGAAAPRNFSSNGIRQRPFLRPGDRNHSEDQPPPKRRLSSAVVKVDGGELTEDAETKVDGGSGTASEGHSDRKPFNSHQSGWSRRDDQRISKASEIPTTEHVPRLLPKNEDPSLVNRNKRMLGQLLGTLEKFRKEDKQLSGTEAYMRRSNSLQRAEQRAREESERLRKEEREQIAEKWRRDLTLRARVAAKTEEKRLELLFLRWSEHHKRLSNFIRTKAEPPIYYLPNKPLEEDTESIEKRKEEDFLAWKNVRREEVSEYQKQIGEQYLANVEKELQRWQNARNAKKANNDQNLQETMDKELDTHRLEHGPKKRKIPGGSTNDDDDDVEDINVGEDDMMDDELEDDSGRRVEETIETEADNNNADSAADAENVEKQ
- the LOC112783421 gene encoding uncharacterized protein isoform X1; translated protein: MAETNAMASTAVDKTEDQLRHEIGELLRQQREITERLRDPRGLRRGAAAPRNFSSNGIRQRPFLRPGDRNHSEDQPPPKRRLSSAVVKVDGGELTEDAETKVDGGSGTASEGHSDRKPFNSHQSGWSRRDDQRISKASEIPTTEHVPRLLPKNEDPSLVNRNKRMLGQLLGTLEVLLMFLSTCLLLLLLFLQKFRKEDKQLSGTEAYMRRSNSLQRAEQRAREESERLRKEEREQIAEKWRRDLTLRARVAAKTEEKRLELLFLRWSEHHKRLSNFIRTKAEPPIYYLPNKPLEEDTESIEKRKEEDFLAWKNVRREEVSEYQKQIGEQYLANVEKELQRWQNARNAKKANNDQNLQETMDKELDTHRLEHGPKKRKIPGGSTNDDDDDVEDINVGEDDMMDDELEDDSGRRVEETIETEADNNNADSAADAENVEKQ